One region of Skermanella mucosa genomic DNA includes:
- a CDS encoding homospermidine synthase, which produces MTTTNPIVKFAGRIVIVGFGSIGQGILPLLLRHIDMKPEQISIVTAEDRGKAEAEEYGVKFHRVALTRDNFRTVLDPMVGEGDFILNLSVDVSSLSLIKFCHTRGALYLDTCIEPWAGGYTDTSLSPSLRSNYALRESVLQHKGGYANGPTAVITHGANPGLVSHFMKQALLNVARDTGLEVKEPRTRSGWAELAQALGIKAIHVAERDTQVANVPKKRGEFVNTWSIDGFVGEGAQPAELGWGTHEKGLPPDGRRHEFGCDAAIYLMRPGAGTRVRTWTPKEGPLHGFLITHSEAISIADYLTVWDRTSVRYRPTVHYAYHPCDDAILSLHEFAGKTWTLQPEKRLMMDEIIGGIDELGVLLMGHKKGAYWFGSQLSIQEARELCPHNNATSLQVTAAALAGVIWAMENPRAGIVEPEELNHNRVLEIAAPYLGKLTGAYSDWTPLHNRGVLFPEDVDTSDPWQFKNFRVV; this is translated from the coding sequence ATGACCACGACCAATCCCATCGTCAAGTTTGCCGGCCGCATCGTCATCGTCGGATTCGGCAGCATCGGCCAGGGCATCTTGCCTCTCCTGCTGCGCCACATCGACATGAAGCCCGAGCAGATCTCGATCGTGACGGCCGAGGACCGCGGCAAGGCCGAGGCGGAGGAATATGGCGTCAAGTTCCACCGCGTGGCGCTAACCCGCGACAACTTCCGGACCGTGCTCGACCCGATGGTCGGCGAGGGCGACTTCATCCTGAACCTGTCGGTCGACGTGTCCAGCCTCTCGCTGATCAAGTTCTGCCACACCCGGGGCGCGCTCTACCTCGACACCTGCATCGAGCCCTGGGCCGGCGGTTACACCGACACGAGCCTGTCGCCCTCGCTCCGCTCCAATTACGCGCTGCGCGAATCGGTGTTGCAGCACAAGGGCGGCTATGCCAACGGCCCCACCGCGGTGATCACCCATGGCGCCAATCCCGGGCTGGTCTCCCATTTCATGAAGCAGGCTTTGCTCAACGTCGCCCGAGACACCGGTCTGGAGGTCAAGGAGCCGCGTACCCGCAGCGGCTGGGCGGAACTGGCCCAGGCGTTGGGGATCAAGGCCATCCATGTGGCGGAGCGCGACACCCAGGTAGCCAACGTACCCAAGAAGCGCGGCGAGTTCGTCAACACCTGGTCGATCGACGGCTTCGTCGGCGAGGGCGCGCAGCCGGCCGAACTTGGCTGGGGAACCCATGAGAAGGGCCTTCCCCCCGACGGCCGGCGCCACGAGTTCGGATGCGACGCCGCGATCTACCTGATGCGTCCCGGCGCCGGCACCCGGGTGCGAACCTGGACGCCCAAGGAGGGGCCGCTTCATGGTTTCCTGATCACGCACAGCGAGGCGATCTCGATCGCCGACTACCTGACCGTCTGGGACCGCACCTCGGTCCGTTACCGGCCGACCGTCCACTATGCCTATCACCCGTGCGACGACGCGATCCTGTCGCTCCACGAGTTCGCAGGCAAGACCTGGACCCTTCAACCGGAAAAGCGCCTGATGATGGACGAGATCATCGGCGGCATCGACGAGCTGGGCGTGCTGCTGATGGGCCACAAGAAAGGCGCCTACTGGTTCGGTTCCCAGCTTTCGATCCAGGAAGCCCGCGAGTTGTGCCCGCATAACAACGCGACCAGCCTTCAAGTGACCGCGGCGGCCCTGGCCGGCGTGATCTGGGCGATGGAGAACCCGCGGGCCGGCATCGTCGAACCGGAGGAACTGAACCACAACCGCGTGCTGGAAATCGCCGCACCCTACCTTGGTAAACTGACCGGTGCCTACAGCGACTGGACTCCGCTGCACAACCGGGGCGTCCTGTTCCCGGAGGACGTAGACACCTCCGATCCCTGGCAGTTCAAGAACTTCCGGGTGGTCTGA
- a CDS encoding type III PLP-dependent enzyme, whose translation MAQVRYRSAVSPLRRGTTLSRRGAPSVRRPVTCVDNLVETLRPSDPVHCLRPAVLSATAARFVSAFPGDVLYAVKCNPEPAVLRALYEGGVRHFDAASPGEVRLVRQMFPNAEIHYMHPVKSPDAIRQAYFDFGVRDFSLDSAEELEKLVGQTDGADDLGLFIRLALPKGSAVYDLSGKFGAAPDEAAKLLRTARAVGRKVGICFHVGSQCLDPAAYERALELAGTVIARAGVEIDVMDVGGGFPVSYPGVTPPPLGDFMEAIARGFARLDLPSSTRLWCEPGRALVAPGVSLLVQVIKRRGNELFINDGVYGSLSDAGVPAFRFPARMIRPDAGASDAAEEAFAFYGPTCDSADYMAGPFLLPADIRTGDWIELGQLGAYGSCLRTAFNGFDNARLVDVTDRPLLETPGYLDRADEQAHLSDRSGENANSVGYITEQAA comes from the coding sequence ATGGCTCAAGTCCGCTACCGTTCCGCCGTCTCGCCGCTGCGCCGAGGCACCACGCTCAGCCGCCGCGGCGCGCCGTCCGTCCGCCGCCCCGTCACCTGCGTCGACAATCTGGTCGAGACGCTGCGCCCCTCCGATCCGGTCCACTGCCTTCGCCCTGCCGTCCTGTCCGCGACCGCCGCCCGGTTCGTGTCGGCGTTTCCCGGCGACGTGCTGTACGCGGTGAAGTGCAATCCGGAGCCGGCGGTGCTGCGCGCGCTCTACGAGGGCGGCGTGCGCCATTTCGATGCCGCTTCTCCGGGGGAGGTCCGTCTGGTCCGCCAGATGTTCCCGAACGCCGAGATCCATTACATGCATCCGGTCAAGTCGCCGGACGCCATCCGCCAAGCCTATTTCGACTTCGGCGTGCGCGACTTCTCGCTCGACAGCGCCGAGGAACTGGAGAAGCTTGTCGGACAGACCGACGGTGCCGACGACCTGGGGCTGTTCATCCGCCTCGCCCTGCCGAAGGGCTCGGCCGTTTACGACCTGTCCGGCAAGTTCGGAGCCGCTCCGGACGAGGCCGCCAAGCTGCTGCGCACCGCCCGCGCCGTCGGCCGCAAGGTCGGCATCTGCTTCCATGTCGGATCGCAGTGCCTGGATCCGGCCGCCTACGAACGGGCGCTCGAACTGGCCGGCACGGTAATAGCACGGGCCGGCGTCGAGATCGACGTGATGGATGTGGGCGGCGGTTTCCCGGTCAGCTATCCCGGCGTCACCCCGCCCCCGCTGGGAGACTTCATGGAAGCCATTGCGCGCGGCTTCGCGCGCCTGGACCTGCCGTCCAGCACCCGCCTGTGGTGCGAGCCCGGCCGCGCCCTCGTCGCACCCGGCGTTTCGCTGCTGGTCCAGGTGATCAAGCGCCGCGGCAACGAGCTGTTCATCAATGACGGCGTCTATGGCAGCCTGTCCGATGCCGGCGTCCCCGCCTTCCGTTTCCCGGCGCGCATGATCCGTCCGGATGCCGGAGCGTCGGACGCGGCGGAGGAGGCGTTCGCCTTCTACGGCCCGACCTGCGACAGCGCCGACTACATGGCCGGCCCCTTCCTGCTGCCGGCAGACATCCGGACCGGCGACTGGATCGAGCTGGGCCAGCTCGGGGCCTACGGCTCGTGCCTGCGGACCGCGTTCAACGGGTTCGACAATGCCCGCCTCGTCGATGTGACCGATCGGCCGCTCCTGGAAACTCCGGGCTACCTGGATCGGGCCGATGAACAGGCCCATCTGTCCGATCGAAGCGGCGAAAATGCAAATTCGGTCGGCTACATCACGGAACAGGCTGCCTGA